A region from the Mustela erminea isolate mMusErm1 chromosome 10, mMusErm1.Pri, whole genome shotgun sequence genome encodes:
- the RIIAD1 gene encoding RIIa domain-containing protein 1 isoform X1, whose protein sequence is MATLQGGLLGPDPGALSPAQQEQLRNFKIQTRIANEKYLRTHKEIELLISGFFREMFLKRPDSIQEFSAAPADAASDSHYAGCIKTILCRHRVRVWLSSERIFSERRGRESSETSWQAELRRE, encoded by the exons ATGGCGACGCTACAGGGCGGACTTCTGGGGCCGGACCCGGGAGCGCTGAGCCCCGCGCAACAGGAGCAGCTGCGCAACTTCAAG ATTCAGACTCGGATTGCTAATGAAAAATACCTGAGGACCCACAAAGAAATAGAGTTGCTCATAAGTGGTTTCTTCAG agaaatgtttttgaaaagacCAGACAGCATCCAAGAATTTTCTGCAG CTCCAGCAGATGCTGCCTCTGATTCACATTATGCCGGGTGTATAAAAACCATCCTCTGTCGTCATCGTGTGAGAGTCTGGCTCTCCTCTGAGAGGATATTCTCAGAGAGGAGAGGGCGTGAGAGCTCAGAGACAAGCTGGCAAGCTGAGCTGAGACGAGAATAA
- the RIIAD1 gene encoding RIIa domain-containing protein 1 isoform X2, which yields MATLQGGLLGPDPGALSPAQQEQLRNFKIQTRIANEKYLRTHKEIELLISGFFREMFLKRPDSIQEFSADYFTDPRLPNKIHMQLIKEKKAA from the exons ATGGCGACGCTACAGGGCGGACTTCTGGGGCCGGACCCGGGAGCGCTGAGCCCCGCGCAACAGGAGCAGCTGCGCAACTTCAAG ATTCAGACTCGGATTGCTAATGAAAAATACCTGAGGACCCACAAAGAAATAGAGTTGCTCATAAGTGGTTTCTTCAG agaaatgtttttgaaaagacCAGACAGCATCCAAGAATTTTCTGCAG ACTATTTCACGGATCCAAGACTTCCCAACAAGATTCACATGCAACTAATTAAGGAGAAGAAAGCGGCTTAA
- the MRPL9 gene encoding 39S ribosomal protein L9, mitochondrial: MAAAAGRALLRGMVRGLLLPRLAGGTPGPERDFSLSHNRGTVIVERWWKVPLAGEGRKPRLRRRHRVYKLVEDTKHGPKGSLELILTQSVEGLGVRGDLVSVKKSLGRNQLLPQGLAVYASPENKKLFEEEKLLRQEGKLEKIQTRAGEMTVKFLRSCHLEVGMKNNVKWELNPEIVARHFFKNLGVVVAPHALKLPEEPITQWGEYWCEVTVNGLDTVKVPMSVVNFERPKTKRYKYWLARQAAKEMAPTSSQMI; the protein is encoded by the exons ATGGCGGCGGCCGCGGGGAGAGCGTTGCTGCGAGGAATGGTGCGGGGCCTGCTGCTCCCGCGACTCGCAGGGGGCACGCCCGGCCCGGAGCGCGACTTCAGCCTCTCTCACAATCGG GGCACAGTCATCGTGGAGCGCTGGTGGAAGGTGCCGCTGGCCGGAGAGGGCCGGAAGCCGCGCCTACGCCGGCGACACCGGGTCTATAAGCTGGTAGAGGACACGAAACACGGGCCCAAAGGCAGCCTGGAGCTCATCCTCACGCAGTCCGTGGAAG GACTTGGAGTCCGGGGTGACCTGGTCTCAGTGAAGAAATCTTTGGGCCGGAATCAACTACTGCCTCAAGGTCTGGCTGTATATGCCTCCCCTGAAAACAAGAAACTGTTTGAGGAGGAGAAATTG ctgagacaagaaggaaaattagagaagatCCAGACCAGGGCAGGTGAGATG ACAGTGAAATTTCTGAGAAGCTGTCATCTGGAGGTGGGGATGAAGAATAATGTCAAATGGGAACTAAACCCTGAAATAGTCGCCCgccatttcttcaaaaat CTTGGTGTTGTGGTCGCCCCACATGCATTAAAGTTACCAGAAGAGCCCATTACGCAGTGGGGGGAGTACTGGTGTGAGGTGACG GTAAACGGACTTGACACTGTGAAGGTACCTATGTCTGTGGTGAACTTTGAGAGGCCTAAGACCAAAAGATACAAGTACTGGTTAGCCCGGCAGGCTGCCAAGGAAATGGCCCCCACCAGCTCCCAGATGATCTAA